In Kitasatospora sp. NBC_00240, the following are encoded in one genomic region:
- a CDS encoding MaoC family dehydratase has product MTIFASLADLTAAVGTVLGTSEWHTVDQARIDLFAEATGDHQWIHVDPARAKESAFGSTIAHGYLTLSLIPVLAKECYGVEGVRMALNYGSEKVRFPAPVPVGTALRATAELVSATEVPGGVQAVVRFTVVSEESAKPHCVAETITRFYL; this is encoded by the coding sequence TTGACGATCTTCGCCTCCCTCGCCGACCTGACCGCGGCCGTCGGCACCGTGCTGGGCACCAGCGAGTGGCACACCGTCGACCAGGCCAGGATCGACCTGTTCGCGGAGGCCACCGGCGACCACCAGTGGATCCACGTCGACCCGGCCCGCGCCAAGGAGAGCGCGTTCGGCTCGACCATCGCGCACGGCTACCTGACGCTCTCGCTGATCCCGGTGCTGGCCAAGGAGTGCTACGGCGTCGAGGGCGTCCGGATGGCGCTGAACTACGGCTCCGAGAAGGTCCGGTTCCCGGCGCCCGTCCCGGTCGGCACGGCGCTGCGGGCGACGGCCGAGCTGGTCTCCGCCACCGAGGTGCCGGGCGGGGTGCAGGCGGTCGTGCGGTTCACCGTGGTGAGCGAGGAGAGCGCCAAGCCGCACTGCGTCGCGGAGA
- a CDS encoding pyridoxamine 5'-phosphate oxidase family protein: MDRDNRVESLSEEECLHLLGTVPVGRVVYTAHALPAVLPVAFEVTADGLLVLALRQGATVRRALDDTVAAFQADLLDAATRTGWSVLVHGRAQVVSDPVLHDRLLRTGPRPWDDDAEAAEPMFVQILPELVGGRRQLPPGRSLQKS; this comes from the coding sequence ATGGACCGTGACAACCGTGTGGAGTCGCTGAGCGAGGAGGAGTGTCTCCACCTGCTCGGCACCGTGCCCGTCGGGCGGGTGGTGTACACCGCCCACGCGCTGCCGGCCGTGCTGCCGGTGGCGTTCGAGGTCACGGCGGACGGCCTGCTGGTGCTGGCCCTGCGGCAGGGGGCGACCGTCCGGCGGGCCCTGGACGACACGGTGGCCGCCTTCCAGGCCGACCTGCTGGACGCGGCGACCCGGACGGGCTGGAGCGTACTGGTGCACGGACGGGCCCAGGTGGTGTCCGACCCGGTGCTGCACGACCGGCTGCTGCGAACAGGTCCACGCCCCTGGGACGACGACGCCGAGGCCGCCGAGCCGATGTTCGTCCAGATCCTCCCGGAGCTGGTCGGCGGCCGGCGGCAGCTGCCGCCCGGCCGGTCGCTGCAGAAGAGCTGA